The sequence GCGCCGATCGACAGGCCTTCGCGATCTCAAGAGTCGCGGTGATCGAGTTGCGTAGGCTCGGAATTCGCTTCCATCTCGCCGTCGAGAACGTCGAAGCCGTGCTACGCCCGTTCCGCATCCTGCGCCTCACCGAGGCGATGATGCAACTGGCAGCACGGCTTCCGTTTCGGCATCTGGGCACGCTGGATGCGTTGCATGTCGCAACAGCTCTGGCGGCCGAGGCGCGCGGCCTCCTGACCTACGACGCCCGACAGGGCGAGGCCGCTGAGGCTGAGGGTCTGGTCGTGACTCAACCAGGACACTGACCGCCTGCTGGTGGACACACGCACCAGTTGACGCGTCGACTCGCCAGTGGTGGTGGGTCCCAGCCTGAACACCCTGCCGGACTGGAGGGTCGGCGAGGATCGGGGGCAGGCAGAACACCTAGACTCACCGGCATGAAGATCCTGAGCGTGGTGGGGGCCCGTCCGCAGTTCGTGAAGCTGGCACCGGTGGCGGCGGCGTGCCAAGAACGCGGTGTGGAGCACGTGATCGTGCACACCGGTCAGCACTACGACGCGGCGATGTCGGACGTGTTCTTCACCGAGCTGGGCATCCCCGCCCCGGACACTCACCTGGGCATCGGTTCCGGCTCGCACGCCGAACAGACCGGGAGGATGCTGATCGGCCTGGAGGGCGCTCTCGCCGAGGCCGACCCGGACTGGGTGCTGGTCTACGGCGACACCAACTCCACCCTGGCCGCCGCAATCGCCGCGGTGAAGCTGCAACTGCCGCTGGCGCACCTGGAGGCCGGTCTGCGCTCGTTCAACCGGCGGATGCCCGAGGAACACAACCGGGTACTCACCGATCACGCTGCCGACGTGCTGCTCGCGCCCACCCAGGTGGCCGCCGACCACCTGGCGAACGAGGGCCTGGCCGCGCGCACCCAGGTGGTCGGCGATGTGATGACCGACGTGCTGCACCAGGTGGCCACCACCGTCGGGGATCGGGTGCCGGCTGCGGTCACCGCCGCCGGCCTGACCCCCGGGGAGTACTCGATCGCCACCATCCACCGAGCCGAGAACACCGACGACCCCGCCCGGCTGGAGGCAGTCCTGGACGGCCTGGGTGCCGTGGACCACCCGGTGCTGCTGCTCGCCCACCCGCGGCTGCGGGCCACCGGAGCGAACCTGGAGCGCGGCAACATCCACGTGGCCGACCCGCTCGGCTACCCCGACCTGATCGCGGCAGCCGCCCAGGCACGCGGGGTGATCACCGACTCCGGCGGGCTGCAGAAGGAGGCGTTCGAGCTGCGCACCCCGTGCACCACTGTGCGCACCGAGACCGAGTGGGTGGAGACCGTGCAGCTGGGCTGGAACACCCTCGCCGAACCTGCCGACATCCCGGCCGCGGCCAGCCGTCCGGCCCCACCGGCCACCAAGGCCACGCCGTACGGCGACGGCCACGCCGCAAAGCGGGTGCTGAGCGTGCTCGCCGCCTCCTGATGCAGCCCAGCACCTGGCGGCAGGTCGACCGCGCCGAGCTGCTCCGGCTCAGTGGCGAGGACCCGTTCCTGCGCTGGGGGACCGATGACCGGGTGCTGGCGATCGCCGGGCCGGCTGGCTGGGCCTGGCTGCACCCGTGGCGCCCGGGCGGGCGGCACTGGGGTGGGGCCTTCGTAGGCCCAGATCACGACGGCGGAGCGCTGGCCGGGTCTGCGCTGTCCCGTCTCATCTCCCTCGCCCAGGCGCGCGGGGTCACCCCGGA is a genomic window of Ruania zhangjianzhongii containing:
- the wecB gene encoding non-hydrolyzing UDP-N-acetylglucosamine 2-epimerase — translated: MKILSVVGARPQFVKLAPVAAACQERGVEHVIVHTGQHYDAAMSDVFFTELGIPAPDTHLGIGSGSHAEQTGRMLIGLEGALAEADPDWVLVYGDTNSTLAAAIAAVKLQLPLAHLEAGLRSFNRRMPEEHNRVLTDHAADVLLAPTQVAADHLANEGLAARTQVVGDVMTDVLHQVATTVGDRVPAAVTAAGLTPGEYSIATIHRAENTDDPARLEAVLDGLGAVDHPVLLLAHPRLRATGANLERGNIHVADPLGYPDLIAAAAQARGVITDSGGLQKEAFELRTPCTTVRTETEWVETVQLGWNTLAEPADIPAAASRPAPPATKATPYGDGHAAKRVLSVLAAS
- a CDS encoding type II toxin-antitoxin system VapC family toxin — protein: MILLDTSALAKLLVDERESSELRTALANESADRQAFAISRVAVIELRRLGIRFHLAVENVEAVLRPFRILRLTEAMMQLAARLPFRHLGTLDALHVATALAAEARGLLTYDARQGEAAEAEGLVVTQPGH